The genomic segment TTCTTGTCTTATTTTATCATATTTGCACTTATTCTAAAGGTTTTTTCATTGTATATTCAAACCCAAAGGGGTTTAACGTAATAATTTGATTCTAAAATCCTGATATAGCAAAAACATAGAAAAGCCAGATTCCTTTAGTCCATCGGCTGACAAGCCAATGTGCGTAAAAGGAATCCGGCCATTTATGCGTGTACAGCATGGTTTAATTGTATGGTTACTAGATCGTTACGGACTATTATCTTTTGTCGCTCATTTGTCTCTGTGCTTTTTCAACAGCAAGCTTCACCATATTTCCTGCGTCAACAGCCCGTATACCTCCCCAGCCTTCTCTTTGGACGACATCATAAAAGCCTAATTCCTTCGCAAGCTCTTCTTTGAACCCTTCTGTCATTATGCCTTTTCTTCTGCCCAAATTGACCAACCCCTTCCCCATACTGTACATAGTTAGTATTTGTATGACTCATCTAATCATGAACGGGTAAATCCACCTATTGAGGAAAAATAGATAGTATAACCTAATTTTAACCACAAATAGTAAATATTATAATACCAATTAAAAAAGCAGCTAACCAAGTTAGCTGCTTTACTCTAAAGCTTAAATCTCCTGCTGCTTATTCAAGAATGTAAGTTGTACGGTTTCCGTTAATACATCTGCATAGCTGTATGATACTCTTTCAAACGCATTTTCATCCTGGTCCAGTTCAATAACGAAGACTGCAGGATAGGTTTCCGATAACGTTCCGAAACGTTCGACGGTTTTTCTTCTTCCGCCGTTGGCTTTCAAGAGCAACCGTTTTCCCAAGTTTGAATCTAGTGCATGCTTAATATCAGCTAAAGTTTTTGGCATTTTCGGTTCACCTCACTAATTTTAGTATAACACACATTCTTTTAAAACGCAAACAAAATGATAAATTATATCAGCAAATAAAATTGTTTGTCAATGATTTTTTTGCGCAAAGTACGCAAATTTTCTACAAAATTAGTATCAACTTAATCGTTTGTAAATATGTATCCATTTTTCCGCAGGCTGTTTACTGCAATTTCTATTGTACTTAAAACGCTGCATACAGGAAAAATGCAGCGTTTATACATCAGGAACTTGATTATAAGGCATCCCTGTACGCAGCAAACCTTTCGTTTCAATCCCTCCTAACCCTTTTTCGCCGCTCAATGTATTTCGCAGCACATCCCATACACGGATATGTTCGGAATAAGGTGTGAAACTTAATTTTGCAACGATGTAAACTGGATCTAGAGCATGGATATTGACTCGTGATGGAGAGCTGGCAAAATTTGCTCCTGCTTGAATAATGGATTCAAAATGTGACTGACACGCGCCGGCAAAAATGACAAGTTGGTCTAGATGAGGAACTTTCTTTCGAGCTTCTCGTACAGCTTGAACAAAATGGATTGAATGACGATAGGCATTGATATCAAAAACAGAACCCTTTGCCTTCGAGTATGAATCGTGCCCAGTGATAACCAAAACATCTGGACGATATTTATCAAGTAATTCTCCAATCATTAACGGCATTTCTTTTTCGTTACAATAAACACCATGAACTGGAATTCCGATTTTTTCATACATATCCATACATTTTTGCAGATAGACAGCATCTCCGTCCACATGAAGCACACGACCAGGGATTTGAAAATAGTCTCCAGTATAGCGGTATCCATCGCTGGCTTCATATTCACTTTTCTGTTTCTGTAATTCTTGATCCTGAGAGAGTAACAACAATGATTGTTCTTGCAGAACCTCATCGTTTTTATGGCGGTATTCACGCTCTTTCTCATCTAAGGCTAGTAAATCATCAAATGGGGCGTCCGCTATTAGTCTCATATCTTCTCCAAACAAAATTGCTTCCGTTTTTCCATCCTGCTCACGGATATCAATAATGCGAAAGATAATGTCACAGTGATAAGACTTGCGGCCAACGATGTCATGGATATTCATATTAACTGCCCCGCCTCCTAGCGTCTTTTACATGTTAAGGTATGCATCACTCCGCTTAATGGTGATATCCCTTCTTCTTAACTAATATGAATCATCCTTTCAACATAAAAAAAAACAGGCTGTTTCGGAAAACCGAGAACAGCCTGTTTTTGGTATATCTATTTAAATGTCGGTAATAATGCATCACTCAGGAGTCCAAATTCAGCAATAGTCAATGTTTCTCCTCGACGAGAAGGATCGACACCTGCTTGTTCAAGAGCCTGTAAGATCTGCTCTTTTTTTGCTTTTCCCTCAGGAAGCTGACTGGTTAAGTTATTAAGAATCGTCTTTCTTCTCTGCGCAAAGCATGATCTAGTCACAGTAAAGAAAAATTCTTCATCCTTTACTTCCACAGCTGGTTTTGCACGTTTAGTCAATCTAATGACTGCCGAATCTACATTTGGCTGCGGCATAAAGACCGTTTTCGGAACAATCATAACCATTTCAGCCTCTGTATAGTACTGAATTGCAATGGAAAGGGAACCGTATTCTTTCGTACCTGGACGTGCCGATATGCGTGCTGCAACTTCTTTTTGAAGCATACAAACGATACCTCGTATACGCAGATTTTCGTTTAATAATTTTAGAATAATTGGTGTTGTCACATAATATGGCAGGTTCGCCACAACCATTAAATCATCGATCCCATTAAAATGTTCCTCAATGGCCTGCTCCACGTTAGCTTTTAAGATATCCTCATAGATGATAGCCACATTGTCATAAGGTGAAAGTGTATCTGCTAAGATAGGCATTAATCGTTGATCAATTTCAAATGCAGCTACCTTTTTACTAACTTTTGCAAGCTGTTCCGTCAGTGCACCGATGCCGGGTCCAATTTCTATTGCTCCACTTTCTTCTGTCAAATCAGCATGCTCGACAATTCTTTTTAAAATATTCGTATCAATTAAAAAGTTTTGGCCAAGGCTTTTCTTAAAGGAAAATCCGTATTTTTTTAGTATTTCCTTTGTCCGAAGCGGGGTTGCGATATCTTTATGCATCTTTTTCCTCCTGTTTAACCTGCGTGACTGCCTCTGCAAATTTTTCTTGTGTGATTTGGAACATTTTCAACCGTTTATATAATTGCTTACCATTGGTAAAGCCAATCTTCAGTATTTGCCCAATCTGTTCTCTTCTTTCTCTAGCACCTTTGCCGCCAATAAGACCCGCATCAACAAGGTCCTGCAGAGAAATTTCTTCTACAGCTTGTTCGTTTGTGATTTGAGCACCTTCCAAGGCCTTCCTAATGACCGCAGGACTAGCATGCTCTACTCCAACACCTCGGCCGGATTTTGGCTGACCTTCTTTTTTTGTAATAAACGCATGCTTGCATCCTGGAACCCGTTCAGTGATGATACCTCTGATTTTCTGACCAGGGAAATCAGGATCAGTAAGCACAATCACACCACGTGTATCCTGGGCGTGCTGTATTTGCTGCAATACAGATTCATTAATAGCTGACCCATTTGTTTCAATGGTATCAGCGATAACTGCTCTATTGATAGCTACTGTGTCGTCTTTACCTTCCACGACTATGATTTCTTTAATTTTATCCATAATACCCTCCAAATGAATGAACCTGATTCATTCATACGATCGTCATTATTCTTAGAGCCTTTTTAATCGGCGGTCGCTTATTCTATTACTATGTCCATTGTTGTACGTACCATTATAACGCAAAAAAGCAGGAGATAGACAATCTCCCACTTCTAAATTTAATTTACTACTCTAATCTTAACTTTTTTGACACCCCAGCGATAGGCGTCTGATTTAGAAGCAAAGAAAACATCAATTTTATTCCCTTTAATTGCTCCGCCCTTATCACCAGCAATCGCATAGCCATAACCTTCAACATAAACCTTGGAACCAAGCGGAATGACTCTTGGATCAACCGCAATGACCTTCGCTCCCGGATTTTGTTTAAGATTAATACCTGTTGCCGTTCTTCCCGAACAACCATTACAGCTCGCTGTATAGGCCGTTGATGACACATATAGAACTTTTCCTTCATTCGACTCATGTGATACTTGTGTAATCTTTCTTTTCGTTCCTACAGCGACCACTTTATCCTTCTTTTTGGTACGAACCGCCTCTGAAACGAGTGACCGTTTGACTTCTTTACCATTTTCTTTTACTACTTCATATTGCCTGGAAACGAGACCATCTTTGCCATTGGCTAAGATTTTCTTTTTTCCCTTATCCATGTTCTCATCTTCTTTTGTAATTACAGCAAACTGAACTGGTTCTTCAACTACATCGGTGACTTTTTCAACGCGAATGACGGTAATTTTGTTCTTTGCTTGAACTTTTTCCGATAATTTCGGCTCAACTCGATCCCATTTATTGAGCTTTACATCTTGTTGTTTTAAAAAGTCAGCGACCGTAGTCGAAGTCGACCACACTTGCTTTTCAATACCGCCTACTTCCAACTTTAGTGGAAAGGCTTTTTCGATAGCAATCTTCATGTTTTCCTGCAGCTCTGTTTCCAAAGATGGATTCACTTTATCCCACTTCGTAATATCAATCTTCTGCATGTGTAATAGTTCTTCAACTGTTTTAGCCGTAGTCATGATTTCCTTTTTTTCATCGTTCAGGTCAATATGGACAGGCTTTGCTTTTTCCCAAGTAACAGCCAAGTTATTATTGACTTCACTTTCTTTGGAAGGATGCAGGTAGTCCTCAGCTTGAACGGTAATCTCTAATTCTTTTAACATATCATGTACAGTACGAGCATGTGTTGACACCGTTTGAGTCTGGCCGTTCAATGTTAATAAAACCGTATGTTTTGTTCCTTGATAAATTAGTATTCCTAGGGCAGCAGCAACCGTAATTGTCAAACTGATCGCAACAACTCTTCTTTTTCTCCCAAAAGACTTGGGAATTAGGTTTTTCATAGTTTCTAAAATAATGAAAACTCCTCCTTCTCTCGGTGATTATATAGAGACAAATACCGAGATGTCAACCTATTCACACCTAGTTTGGAAAGTAATTCCTATTATGCACACTCTCCTAACTATTGAAAAGAAAGACTTATCGACAGCATTATTCTACCAAAAGAGAAGGTTTTGTAGAACGGACGGGGATACCGTCCGCCCGGACAACCTTAGTGTTTAACTGACAAGAAATGTTGTCAGTTAATGCCGAATAGTTTCCTTGCATTTTGGTTAGTTGCAACAGCCACTTCTTCAAACGTCAACCCTTTTAATTCAGCAATTTGTTCGGCTACTAATTTTACATAGGCAGGTTCATTACGTTTTCCCCGATAAGGGTGCGGGGCAAGATATGGACAATCCGTTTCAATCAATAGTTTATCAAGGGGAACCTCTACGGCAACCTCTTTTGGTTTTTTTGCATTTTTAAAGGTGACTGGTCCTCCTAAAGAAATATAGAAGTTCATATCCAGGCATTCTTTCGCTACTTCTGGACTGCCGCTATAACAGTGCATAATGCCCCCGACAGCTTCGGCATGTTCCTCTTTTAGAATGTCTACAATATCAGCGGTTGCCTCTCTATTATGAATGACAATCGGCAGATTCACCTTTTTTGCTAGACGAATTTGTTTTCTAAAGACCTCTTTCTGAATATCCCTAGGTGATTTATCCCAGTGATAATCTAACCCCATTTCTCCTATTGCAACGACCTTCGGATGAGACGATAGCTCTTCAATCCAAGCTAAATCCTCATCAAGCATGTCTATTGCATCAACGGGATGCCACCCGATTGAGGCATAAATAAAATCATATTTCTCTATTAATTCCATTGCCCTCATAATCGTGGCGCGATCAAAACCGACCACAACCATGTTTGAAACTCCAGCTTCCTGAGCTCGTTTAATAACCTCTTCAATATCCTCTTTAAATTGATCATCGTTTAAATGCACATGTGTATCAAATAACATCTATTTCTTCCTTTCTCATTTAAGTCTATTAAAAGGCAGCTGCCTTCATGTTTCACATTTATATATCAATTTGATGACAGTTGAAACATTAAAAAAGCATAAAAATGTTTCTTATGAAACATTCTTATGCTTTTTTATACTTTCCTTATTTAACTTTTGCCCCATTAGGAAGCGAATTATCCACTGTTGCTACAGATAGTTTTCCATCTGAACTACCCGCTAAAATCATTCCTTGCGAAAGCTCACCGCGAAGTTTAACTGGTTTTAAATTTGTTACACAGATTACCTTTTTTCCTACCAATTCTTCCGGCTTATAGTATTGGGCAATTCCAGAAACAACTTGACGTTTTTCATAACCAAGATCCAACTGAAGTTTAAGAAGTTTATCCGCTTTTTTTACAGGTTCCACTTCTAGTACTTCCGCCACGCGCAGTTCAACCTTCATGAAATCATCAATCGTAATCTCATCTACCTCAGGAATTTCTTCAATAACCGATTCTTTCTTCTCTTCGACTTCAGGCTCATTGCCTTGCATTTGTTTCTTAATATACTCAATCTCTTCTTGCATCTCAAGACGAGGGAAAATTGGATTCCCCTTAGCTACTTTTGTATCAGCAGGTATTTGTCCAAATTCCTCTAAACTCTCCCATGTTTTCAGCAAATCATCCGTAATATTTAACTGAGCAAATATCTTTTCTGGAGTTTTTGTCAAGAATGGTTTAAGAAGAATAGCGATTCTGCGCAGCGACTCTGCCAGGTGAACCATTACTGTCCCAAGCTCTTCCCGCTTAGCATCATCCTTAGCTAATGCCCAAGGCTGTGTTTCATCGATATATTTGTTTGTTCTGCTGACAAGCTGCCAAATCGTAGAAAGTGCAATTGAAAACTCCATATTTTCCATAGCATCTTCATACTTTTTGATGGTCTCTTGATTTAATTGCAGCAAGGACTGGTCAAATGTACTGTTTGAACCTGTATAAACAGGAATAACCCCGTCAAAATACTTATCAATCATTGCAACGGTACGGTTCAACAGGTTGCCTAAATCATTGGCTAAATCAAAATTAATACGTTCTACAAAACCTTCAGGAGTAAAGACTCCGTCAGAACCGAATGGAACCTCACGAAGCAGGTAGTAACGAAGTGCATCAAGTCCATAACGATCAATGAGAGTTACGGGATCGACCACATTTCCTTTTGATTTTGACATTTTCCCATCCTTCATTAATAACCAACCATGAGCAAATACCTTTTTAGGTAATGGAAGGTCTAATGCCATTAACATAATCGGCCAATAAATCGTATGGAAACGAACAATTTCCTTCCCAACCAAGTGCACACTTGCAGGCCAGTAGTTTAAGTATTTAGAATCATCATCAGTACCATAGCCCAGAGCGGTAATATAGTTAGATAATGCATCAATCCAGACATATATAACATGTTCCGGATTCCCTGGGACCTTCACACCCCAATCGAAGGTTGTCCTCGATACAGCTAAATCTTCCAGCCCAGGCTTGATAAAGTTATTGATCATTTCATTTTTACGAGACTCAGGCTGTATAAACTCAGGATTAGCCTCATAGAACGCCAGCAGACGGTCTACATATTTACTCATTCTAAAGAAGTATGATTCTTCTTTTACTTTCTCTACAGATCTTCCGCAATCTGGACAATTGCCTTTTTCAACTTGCCGGTCAGTGAAGAAAGATTCACACGGCGTACAATACCAGCCCTCATATTGATCTAAATAGATATCTCCTTGATCAAGCAGCTGTTTAAAAATCTTTTCAACCACTTTTTTATGACGAGTTTCTGTCGTTCTAATGAAATCATCATAAGAAATATCTAACTTATCCCAAAGCACTTTAATGCCATCCACAATATTATCAACATACGCTTGAGGAGTAACACCGTCCTCAGCTGCTTTACGTTGTATCTTCTGACCATGTTCATCCGTTCCTGTTAAATACATAACATCAAATCCACGCATACGCTTATAGCGAGCCATAGCGTCTCCAGCTACTGTCGTATATGCATGTCCTATATGTAAATTTCCGCTTGGATAATAAATCGGGGTGGTAATATAAAAGGTGTTTAATTTATCTTGCATGTGTGTTTTCCCTCCTAAAATCATTGATGTAAAAATGAAAGAATCAACTACTGCATCCATTTTACATACTACTATTCCTATTTTACCTTATCTATAGTAAGAGCGAATATAAATCATCGCAAATTATTATCATTTCATCTAGACAATCACTGCTCTACAACTACTTTCTATTGTAAGACATTTTCTTATTTATAACCTACCTAAAGGATTACCTCCTTTATCAATAATTTATACCTTCTCCATCTAATTGCTCATTATTTAACAATCTGAGACTAATATTTTGTAACTTATTGTCATTTAGTCGTATACTATAAAAACAATCATTAATTTTTATGAATGTTGATTTTTGTCTTATTTTGTCGATTATTCTTTTAGTTTATTGGCTATTCGATGATTATGTATACAGTATACATAGTTAACCCCTTCAGTTCTTTCCCTTCGACATAACCTATACACAGATTAAAACCCTTGATATAACCGCATTTACACTCCTATATTTCATTTTTAAAAAACATTAGAAATAAATCATTGACGCATTTGGGAATGGCTGGTATTATTATATTTATAAAAAATATTGTCGAATAATGACGAAAAAGATAGAGATAAAGGGTCTAGATTATTCTGAGAGGAGATTTAAAATTATGAAATCTACAGGAATCGTACGTAAAGTTGACGAATTAGGACGGGTGGTTATTCCAATCGAACTACGTCGTACTTTAGGCATCGCTGAAAAAGACGCATTAGAAATTTATGTTGATGAAGAAAAAATTATCTTAAAAAAATACAAGCCTAACATGACTTGCCAAGTTACAGGTGAAGTATCTGATAATAACCTAACACTAGCTGGAGGAAAACTAATCCTTAGCCGTGAAGGTGCAGAAACATTGATCAAAGAAATCCAAGAAAACTTTGTTACAAAATAATAAACAGTATAGGCCGATTCCTACTTTGGAATCGGCCTTTTTACTTATTCGTCTACATGGTACGCTTGATAAATGTCCCTCTTTGGCACATCACGATCAACCGCTGTTTGTTTAATGGCATCTTTAGTTTGCAAATCCTTTTGGTCGATATAGTGCTGAACATGCTCGTTAATCTCCAGGCCTTCCCACCAGAGGCTTTCTGCAGATTCTTCTTGCTCTGAAGCTCCCTCAATAATGAGACAAAATTCCCCTCTTATCTCATTTTCAACAGCCCAATTTAAACATTCGCTCAACGTGCCACGAATAAATTCCTCGAATTTCTTTGTCAGTTCTCGGCAAAGAACAATTTTCCTGTCACCTAGTACATCAAGCATACTTTTTAAGGTGTCTTTTAAACGATGCGGTGATTCATAGAGAATCCAAGTGGACTCAATTTTTTTCAGTTTTTCAAGCTCTTTCTTTTTATCCTT from the Peribacillus sp. FSL H8-0477 genome contains:
- the yabG gene encoding sporulation peptidase YabG, with translation MNIHDIVGRKSYHCDIIFRIIDIREQDGKTEAILFGEDMRLIADAPFDDLLALDEKEREYRHKNDEVLQEQSLLLLSQDQELQKQKSEYEASDGYRYTGDYFQIPGRVLHVDGDAVYLQKCMDMYEKIGIPVHGVYCNEKEMPLMIGELLDKYRPDVLVITGHDSYSKAKGSVFDINAYRHSIHFVQAVREARKKVPHLDQLVIFAGACQSHFESIIQAGANFASSPSRVNIHALDPVYIVAKLSFTPYSEHIRVWDVLRNTLSGEKGLGGIETKGLLRTGMPYNQVPDV
- the rsmA gene encoding 16S rRNA (adenine(1518)-N(6)/adenine(1519)-N(6))-dimethyltransferase RsmA, which produces MHKDIATPLRTKEILKKYGFSFKKSLGQNFLIDTNILKRIVEHADLTEESGAIEIGPGIGALTEQLAKVSKKVAAFEIDQRLMPILADTLSPYDNVAIIYEDILKANVEQAIEEHFNGIDDLMVVANLPYYVTTPIILKLLNENLRIRGIVCMLQKEVAARISARPGTKEYGSLSIAIQYYTEAEMVMIVPKTVFMPQPNVDSAVIRLTKRAKPAVEVKDEEFFFTVTRSCFAQRRKTILNNLTSQLPEGKAKKEQILQALEQAGVDPSRRGETLTIAEFGLLSDALLPTFK
- a CDS encoding AbrB/MazE/SpoVT family DNA-binding domain-containing protein, which produces MKSTGIVRKVDELGRVVIPIELRRTLGIAEKDALEIYVDEEKIILKKYKPNMTCQVTGEVSDNNLTLAGGKLILSREGAETLIKEIQENFVTK
- the veg gene encoding biofilm formation stimulator Veg produces the protein MPKTLADIKHALDSNLGKRLLLKANGGRRKTVERFGTLSETYPAVFVIELDQDENAFERVSYSYADVLTETVQLTFLNKQQEI
- a CDS encoding TatD family hydrolase; its protein translation is MLFDTHVHLNDDQFKEDIEEVIKRAQEAGVSNMVVVGFDRATIMRAMELIEKYDFIYASIGWHPVDAIDMLDEDLAWIEELSSHPKVVAIGEMGLDYHWDKSPRDIQKEVFRKQIRLAKKVNLPIVIHNREATADIVDILKEEHAEAVGGIMHCYSGSPEVAKECLDMNFYISLGGPVTFKNAKKPKEVAVEVPLDKLLIETDCPYLAPHPYRGKRNEPAYVKLVAEQIAELKGLTFEEVAVATNQNARKLFGIN
- a CDS encoding protein sspF, translating into MGRRKGIMTEGFKEELAKELGFYDVVQREGWGGIRAVDAGNMVKLAVEKAQRQMSDKR
- the rnmV gene encoding ribonuclease M5, coding for MDKIKEIIVVEGKDDTVAINRAVIADTIETNGSAINESVLQQIQHAQDTRGVIVLTDPDFPGQKIRGIITERVPGCKHAFITKKEGQPKSGRGVGVEHASPAVIRKALEGAQITNEQAVEEISLQDLVDAGLIGGKGARERREQIGQILKIGFTNGKQLYKRLKMFQITQEKFAEAVTQVKQEEKDA
- the metG gene encoding methionine--tRNA ligase produces the protein MQDKLNTFYITTPIYYPSGNLHIGHAYTTVAGDAMARYKRMRGFDVMYLTGTDEHGQKIQRKAAEDGVTPQAYVDNIVDGIKVLWDKLDISYDDFIRTTETRHKKVVEKIFKQLLDQGDIYLDQYEGWYCTPCESFFTDRQVEKGNCPDCGRSVEKVKEESYFFRMSKYVDRLLAFYEANPEFIQPESRKNEMINNFIKPGLEDLAVSRTTFDWGVKVPGNPEHVIYVWIDALSNYITALGYGTDDDSKYLNYWPASVHLVGKEIVRFHTIYWPIMLMALDLPLPKKVFAHGWLLMKDGKMSKSKGNVVDPVTLIDRYGLDALRYYLLREVPFGSDGVFTPEGFVERINFDLANDLGNLLNRTVAMIDKYFDGVIPVYTGSNSTFDQSLLQLNQETIKKYEDAMENMEFSIALSTIWQLVSRTNKYIDETQPWALAKDDAKREELGTVMVHLAESLRRIAILLKPFLTKTPEKIFAQLNITDDLLKTWESLEEFGQIPADTKVAKGNPIFPRLEMQEEIEYIKKQMQGNEPEVEEKKESVIEEIPEVDEITIDDFMKVELRVAEVLEVEPVKKADKLLKLQLDLGYEKRQVVSGIAQYYKPEELVGKKVICVTNLKPVKLRGELSQGMILAGSSDGKLSVATVDNSLPNGAKVK
- a CDS encoding ubiquitin-like domain-containing protein; the protein is MKNLIPKSFGRKRRVVAISLTITVAAALGILIYQGTKHTVLLTLNGQTQTVSTHARTVHDMLKELEITVQAEDYLHPSKESEVNNNLAVTWEKAKPVHIDLNDEKKEIMTTAKTVEELLHMQKIDITKWDKVNPSLETELQENMKIAIEKAFPLKLEVGGIEKQVWSTSTTVADFLKQQDVKLNKWDRVEPKLSEKVQAKNKITVIRVEKVTDVVEEPVQFAVITKEDENMDKGKKKILANGKDGLVSRQYEVVKENGKEVKRSLVSEAVRTKKKDKVVAVGTKRKITQVSHESNEGKVLYVSSTAYTASCNGCSGRTATGINLKQNPGAKVIAVDPRVIPLGSKVYVEGYGYAIAGDKGGAIKGNKIDVFFASKSDAYRWGVKKVKIRVVN